CGATGTACATCGATCTctgcagctccggcgaggcggaTTGAGCTCCTCGGAGGCGTCGTCCATGGCCGCGAGCTTGCCGCCGTGAGATCCCCACCCCCTAGTACTAGTACTGATGTAGTATGTAGTATGAACTAGTGTTTGCAGAGCTTGATCATGTAAAATATATGTAGTATGAACTTCCCGCGAAACTATAttttcaaattatgcagtttcATCTACAGTCTTTGTTCTACCGCGCATGTTTTCGACCCGCAAACGCGATCTTCGTGAAAccgcaaacgcgttttgcgggctatgctagagttgctcttagctaTTTTGGTGAAGTGCTCTACATTTCTTTTTAGAGAATGTGATTTGTTTTTTGAGGGGTTTTAGAGCATGTGAATGTGATGGGTATACAGTAGAGAATTTGCTAGAGTCTGTGAAAATGGGCATGCGGTAGAGTAGAGTAGAGTTGAGTTGCCTAAAAATCAAAAATCCCCCGTTCACTTTCCTCGCGGCGGTCCGATGCCGCCGCACGCCGGCGTCGACCTCCCGCGCGCCATCTGCGCCGCCGTCATCAAATGCTCCTACCGGCGGCACGCCCACCTCCTAGCCGCCGACCCgaccctcctcgccgccgtcctcGGCCGCCTCTCCCCGCTGCCCTCCGCGGCTCTCTCCTTCTTCCGCGCGCTGCCGCCCCCGCACCCGCTCGACGCCTCCCTCGCCCTcgtccgcctcctcgccgcgcacccGCGCCACCACCCCGTCGCGCGCACCCTCCTGCGCGACCTCTCCCTCCGCCACCCGCTCTCCTCCCcgctcctcctcccctcgctccTCGCCGAGCCCCACCTCCCGAGCTGGCTCCTCCTCGCGCTCGCCCAGGGCGGCCGCGCCGGCGACGCCGTCCGGGTCTTCGACCACATGCGCGCCGAGGGCCTCGCGCCCGACGCCCACGCCTGCACCGCGCTCCTCACCTCGCTCGCCAGGGCCCGGATGACGGCCACCGCCCGCAGGGTGTTCGACGGAATGGGCCGCGCCGGGGTCGCCATGAACACGCACGTCTACAACGCCATGCTGCACGTGTGCCTCAAGGCTGGGGACGCCGCGCGTGCCGAGGCGCTGATGACGAGGATGGACGCCACCGGCGTGCCGCTGGACCTCTTCTCCTTTAACACCGCCATCGCGCTGTACGTCAGGAAGGGGATGCAGTACGAGGCGATGTGCGTGCGGGACCGGATGGCGAACGACGGTGTCGAGGCGGACATTGTCACCTGGAACACCGTGATCCATGGGATGTGCAAGGAGGGGAGGATGAAGGAGGCATCCCAGCTCCATAGGGATATGGTGGCGGCAGGCATAGAGCCGGACACGGTGACGTACACCACACTGGTGGACGGGTACTGCCGGGCGGGCGATGTGGGGGAAGCGATGAACCTGCGAGCGGTGATGGAGGCAAGAGGGATGTTACCGGGTGTGGCGGCTTACAACGCAATCATTAGGAAGCTCTGCGAGGATGGCAAGATGAAGGAAGTGAACGGGTTGCTTAGCGAAATGGACGAGAGGAAGGTGCAGGCTGACCATGTGACGTGCAACACGCTGATCAACTCATACTCCAAGAAGGGGGACATGCCCTCGGCGTGCAAGGTCAAGACGAGGATGATGGAGTCAGGATTGCAGTTGGATCAGTTCACTTACAAGGCTCTCATCCATGGATTCAGCAAGGCCAAGCAGCTAGATGAGGCCAAAGAGGCCTTGTTCGAGATGATGGGTGCAGGTACTCCAAATTTGTCTTATTTTACGGCTTCAGTCAGCGTTATCAGCCCACTGTAAGGACTAAAGGCTGAataaatatataatgtgtaaccaCCAACCAGTAATTTGAGTGTGTGTGGTCCTTATGTTACAATAGAAAACAGTTGGTATTCAAGCCAGTGACTAACTCTGTACAACGCCTGCTGTAAAAAAACCTCTTTACATCACTAAACTGGTTACTTAGGCATATTATTAGTCTCTACTAATGATGTTTGGTTTTATCTGTATGCAGGATTTTCACCCAATTATAGTGTATTTTCATGGCTCGTCGATGGTTTCTACAAGAGGAATAATGCAGATGCAGTGCTACTCATTCCTGATGAGCTTATGAAAAGGGGTCTTCCTCCAGATAAATCGGTATACAGGTCTCTGATCCGAAGGCTCTGCAAGAAGAGGCTGGTTGACCTTGCCCAAAAAGTACTTCACCAAATGCAAGGCAAAGGTCTAGAAGCTGACTGTCTAGTGTATGCCTCACTTGCATACGCACAGCTGACTGCAGGAAAGCTGGCTGCTGCTTCTGACACATTGAATGATATGGCGAAGAAGCAGCTGTCAGTAACGCCCCAGATCTACAACTGCCTGTGCACTTCTTATGGGGACGAGAAGCAGACACTGAACATGTTCTGGGTTCATGCCATCGAGAGAGGTCTGATTGGGAAGAGTGTGTACAAATTGATGCACCAAGCAAGGCTGAAATCATTGAATCCTGCAGTTGAGAACGAGGGGCATGCTCCTGTTTCAAGGCCTAGCTTACCGGCGTCTGCGAAATGAGACCTCAGCGGACTTATCTGGCAGTTTTCATGTATCATTACCTTGTGCTCCCTTCGTCAACCTTCCATCGTGCAAGGGTATGAAACACACGCTGGTAATTCGCGACATCTCTTCGTTCCTTTTTCTTTAACTGTACATCAGTCTCTGGTATTTACTACCCCAGAGTACTTATAAAAAATTGTTTTCAGGTGCCCTGTGAATCGAATCGCATGTTGTTGGTGCTGAAGGTTGCGAGCTGTGCTCCTCGAATATCCATATCGCGTGCACGAACCTGGTCAACGGAAGCATATTCAATGTATGGCAGCAATAGGACAGTTGAGGTGGTGGAAAACACCTTGTTAGCCGGATAGAAGCAGGACATGTTTGATACTTTGGTTTCACTAGGGATTCACAGCGCAatctgtgtttctttttgtttcaGTTAGAATGTGTTCACTCAGTTATGTATATCTGATATAAAATTCTGTGTGGGGAAAAGGAAGCAATGTGCATGCTTATCTATTCTCTGAGCTCAACATGGTAGCAACAAATTTAGAACAGTAAAACTGCACCTAATTCCACCCTCCTCAGGCATTTAACATTTTTAACCGTCCGATTTCGTGTACTAAACATTTCTGGTCGTTAGATCTTTTGTCAAGATGATTTTTTTCGCGAGATGGGCTGGCTGTCCTAAAGGGCAGCTATTCCCGTAGCTTTTTTGGCCCATTGTGGTTAACTGGGCTGCTATCTGGTTTTTTGGCccattgcttccgctgactccagGACTCCAGGTTGCTGCACCTCGACTCATGCTCTCCCGATCTCTTCTCTTTTTGTCCGCCTGCAGGTCTCCTCCCCAGCGTTAGGACCACACGCGCTACGACCGCCGGCGGGGCTTGCACCTGGGCTGGGATAGTTGCCGCGGTgagtggagtcctcctctccactcccCCGTCGTCGTTGAATTGGGGATCTCCCGTTCCAACAAATCTCCACAGAAAAGCCCAAACCTAATCCGCTCCAAACCTAGGGTTTCGCCGACCCGCCGGCTCTCAGACCGCTTGCAGGTGTCGGCGCCTCCACCGACTCCATGTACAACGGCACGGGCTGCAGATCGTGCGGTGGCGACCGCCCCTCCCTGCTCCTCCACAAGCATGGCACCACGCGGACGCCGCCCACGTACGCCCCTCCTCCCCAGCTCGTTCTCGTCTCCGTTAGGCAGGTGAGCTTATGCTTCCTCCTTGATGTACCCTTTATTTAGTACTGCTATTGCACGGTGTGTGATATAttgctttgtgtgtgtgtggggggggggggagtgtaCTGCTGCCAGATGTTTGTGATGCAAAGACGAGCTCTTGAGGCAAATCAAGAAAAGCAAAGAAGAGTAGGAGGACCTCCGAACTGAAAGTGTTGTTAGGTATTGTCTATACTATACTGCTACAAGAAATTTACTTGATGATTCAATGGGTGACAGGTGTGAAGCTGCACTATGCTTTGATGCAAAAAATTCTTCACTATGCTTTGATGCAAAAAATTCTTCACTGAAGCTGTGATCATCTCCAAAACGGAAAAGGATGTGTTCGTCGAATGAAAAGAAAATCGGAAGTTAAAGGAGAAGCTAGGAACGCTAGAGAAAGAGTGTTTGTTCCAAAAGCATCAGGAAGACCCAAGCAAGGGAGTGCTGAAATGGTTTTGTGTGATATCCAGGTGAAGCCTAACAACACATCACCATGAAGATCCCATATGAGTCCCAAGCAAGATCTGCGGTATGACAAACTTCTCAAACTGAACAGTTCAATTATGGATTATGGTGGTGCTCTCACTAAGaagggacaagaaaagcaattgAAGTGCATTTCGGTATCTATTATGAAGTTGTCAAAGGAGTTTATGGAGATTGAGCAAAAAATTAAGACAAAACTGAAAACAGGTCTGTCCATCTTGCTTTTAAAATGCAAATCCAGTCTAACATATTTATTTTTTTGTATTATTCTCATGAATGTTTAATAAATATTAAATTATGTAAGACCGGTTAAAAAATTAATCTATAAAATTTGATATATATGGTGGAGCTGATGTTGTGTTATTTCTATACGTATTTAATCTGTAAAATTTGATGTTGCCTTCTGGGAGTTTATGCAGTTTTTTTTCCTCATGTGTAGTTATAAGTTGTCTCTTCACAAACGTCCAGCTGCTGCAGATGATGCTTGGTTATTGCAGTACATATTTTAACTGTAGACTGGACCATTGGTTCGGTACACTACTTTTTGTTTGACCGTATCTTCAGGAAGGGTACTATTATTTCATGATGCTATACTAAACCACTGGTTTGTTGCTCGAGCTGTACTATAGACTCTTAATTGTGATTTTTTTGAATCAAATTTCATGTCTGCCACTTATGAGAAATTTAGATAATCGTAGGCTTTTCAGAAGCTTTTGACCCTAGAAAGAAGGCTCTTAAGAAGCTGACTACATGAATATGCAGATATTACCTGTACGTCAATTTCTGATCCTTATGAATCATCTGTGAAAGCAGTTAGCATGTAAGAAAGATAATATATGTTTTGATCTGTCGAGAGGTTTTCTTTCGCTCCCATTTCATTTCAGCTCCGCCTCCAAAATATCCCATTGGTTCTTGCACATCTTGGCTACTTGATTTTCGTAACTGTTTGCAGTTTCATTTCATATTTTCATGTAAGATGTGTGCTACATTAAGTTGTTTACATTGTAATCTTAAAATACTAGCCACATTTTTCAATGCAACTGGTCAGACTTTTCTCACATTACAAATGATTTTACCTGATATGATGTACACATTTTTATAGGAACTATTGTAAGACATATATAGAACAAAAACGTAAGTCAATGTAAGAGGCCATCAAAAACCAAGAGAAGAAATTCTAAACACGTGGTAAACATTAGAAAAAGAGGAGGCAGAGTTGTGATCTTTAAAAGCACTATTGCATAGATAGGATGATGTTTGCCTACAACCACCGTACTATGTATATATGTGAATTTCAATCTTGATCTGCCAACTTACAAGTGGTTCAAGATAAGAATATGaggatgaataaacaagataatAAGATAATATGCCATGGTGGACCACACTAGCTTATCCAAGTTCTCTGAGATACCAACGTATGTCTGAGAGCTTAGCCTCACATGAAATCCATCACAATTGAAGACAATTAAGTTTGTTTTTGTAACTTACAGCCTTACATCTACTAACTTTATGTTATCCGCTCCATTTTCTGGCAAACTAGGTTGGGAAAGACATGATGTTGTCTGTTGTGTATTAATGGGTTGCTGTGGTGGATGAAATAACACAACTTCGATTTCTTTATGTGCCAAAGAAACAAAAGGATTGCACATTGTGAAAACTTGAGACATGGAGCATGGCCATATTAACAGTAAGTAGTTTCTCTTAAATATACTCCCTTGTTGGTTTGTAGTTATAATGTGGAGCGCATTTTCTTCTAATGCAACTGCCAATTATGATTTTTTATTCATTTATTTATTTGCACTAAATGAAAGTCTATACTACTACATTGGTTTCTGGCTAAAGTACATGGAGTACATTATTTTGAGAACAACCTAATGTGATTCTGGTACTGTTACATCGTGAAAACGTTAGTGCTTAATACATTGGCATAAGTTATCCTTTTTAATTACTGAATGATACAACATATCTTTATGTAATTGAATTAATTTGTTTGATTTATCTTATTTCTATGAGAATATTATCAGTTGTCAAAACTGTCTAATCCATCAGCATATGAATATCCTTTTTCGATCACTGAATGAGATATTTATGTAATTGAATTTTTATGTTTCATTTGTATTATATTTATGGAAATCCCTATTATTCCAACGAATAAGTAGacgggcgcagcaacgcgcgccaTCGATGATCTAGTAGACAAATAAAACCCAGATGCTTTGACTACATTAGGCTTGTTCTCTCTTGGTGGATCCATTCATTTGCACCTGAAAATTGGGACCTTTGTTGTTGCAGATAATATATTTTGAGAATTGGTTGGTGCCATTTTTTCCTATTTAATTAAAATTTGAAAGAACATTTGTATGGTTTTGGGCCTGTTTGACAACTGGGCCGGGCCAAGCAGCCCAACCCAAGTGACCGAACTGCAGTATTGGTTGACCCACTGGAATTACTTCTTGAGCTACAGGAAGACGAAGATAAGGTGGTGGCCAGGCCATGCCGCGCGCTCACCTCGCAGCAACCATGCCGCTGCTAGCCCCAGCCGGTAAAACCCTGTTCCCCTCCCGCCTCCCGCCCCCGCCTTCGCCtcgcctccacctccacctccgccgcgccaccgccaccgctgccggcgGGAGGGGCGACGGTGCGGCCGAAGCGTCGGCGGCGTCCGGCACGTCGGCCAGGGACCGGCGGCTGGCCAGGGTGCGGGAGGAGCGGCGCCGCCGTGAGTACGACCGCGAGCATACCTACCCCGGCTGGGCCAGGTCCGT
This genomic stretch from Hordeum vulgare subsp. vulgare chromosome 6H, MorexV3_pseudomolecules_assembly, whole genome shotgun sequence harbors:
- the LOC123401667 gene encoding pentatricopeptide repeat-containing protein At5g38730, producing the protein MPPHAGVDLPRAICAAVIKCSYRRHAHLLAADPTLLAAVLGRLSPLPSAALSFFRALPPPHPLDASLALVRLLAAHPRHHPVARTLLRDLSLRHPLSSPLLLPSLLAEPHLPSWLLLALAQGGRAGDAVRVFDHMRAEGLAPDAHACTALLTSLARARMTATARRVFDGMGRAGVAMNTHVYNAMLHVCLKAGDAARAEALMTRMDATGVPLDLFSFNTAIALYVRKGMQYEAMCVRDRMANDGVEADIVTWNTVIHGMCKEGRMKEASQLHRDMVAAGIEPDTVTYTTLVDGYCRAGDVGEAMNLRAVMEARGMLPGVAAYNAIIRKLCEDGKMKEVNGLLSEMDERKVQADHVTCNTLINSYSKKGDMPSACKVKTRMMESGLQLDQFTYKALIHGFSKAKQLDEAKEALFEMMGAGFSPNYSVFSWLVDGFYKRNNADAVLLIPDELMKRGLPPDKSVYRSLIRRLCKKRLVDLAQKVLHQMQGKGLEADCLVYASLAYAQLTAGKLAAASDTLNDMAKKQLSVTPQIYNCLCTSYGDEKQTLNMFWVHAIERGLIGKSVYKLMHQARLKSLNPAVENEGHAPVSRPSLPASAK